A genomic segment from Dermacentor silvarum isolate Dsil-2018 chromosome 11, BIME_Dsil_1.4, whole genome shotgun sequence encodes:
- the LOC119433936 gene encoding vasculin isoform X2 yields the protein MMMMDVQKGQLVHAMEILVKHPKTKGNKGDFLKALRSADGKDDETATAKDAGGDTMDLHDRTNGHAEVENGPRGDEGGDLEPSACDVEKLSLETPEHPPLSSSLEAEQRLLREMGWKEEASDDDAYAPLTEDELREFQYLTKMEKQQQQQQQQPQRNGIQRTAAALPDRAALWSPRRACGQAFTNLAVPLGNGWSSSSSSSDTESDSN from the exons atgatgatgatggatgtGCAGAAGGGCCAGCTGGTGCACGCCATGGAGATCCTGGTGAAGCACCCCAAGACCAAGGGCAACAAGGGGGACTTCCTCAAAGCACTGCGCTCCGCTGACGGCAAGGACGATGAGACAGCGACGGCCAAGGATGCAGGTGGTGACACCATGGACCTGCATGACCGTACCAATGGTCACGCCGAG GTGGAGAATGGCCCGAGGGGTGATGAAGGCGGTGACTTGGAGCCTTCAGCGTGCGACGTGGAAAAGCTGTCGCTCGAGACACCCGAACATCCGCCACTGTCTAGTTCACTGGAAGCGGAGCAGAG GCTGCTGCGGGAGATGGGCTGGAAGGAGGAGGCCTCTGATGACGACGCCTACGCACCACTCACCGAGGACGAGCTCCGCGAGTTCCAGTACCTGACCAAGATG gagaagcagcagcagcagcagcaacagcagccacAGCGCAATGGCATCCAGCGTACTGCAGCAGCTCTGCCCGACCGTGCTGCCCTCTGGAGTCCGCGCCGTGCATGCGGCCAGGCCTTCACCAACTTGGCGGTCCCGCTGGGCAATGGCTGGAGCTCTTCGTCATCTTCATCCGACACAGAATCCGACAGCAACTGA
- the LOC119433936 gene encoding vasculin isoform X1: MMMMDVQKGQLVHAMEILVKHPKTKGNKGDFLKALRSADGKDDETATAKDAGGDTMDLHDRTNGHAEVENGPRGDEGGDLEPSACDVEKLSLETPEHPPLSSSLEAEQRLLREMGWKEEASDDDAYAPLTEDELREFQYLTKMRQEKQQQQQQQQPQRNGIQRTAAALPDRAALWSPRRACGQAFTNLAVPLGNGWSSSSSSSDTESDSN; this comes from the exons atgatgatgatggatgtGCAGAAGGGCCAGCTGGTGCACGCCATGGAGATCCTGGTGAAGCACCCCAAGACCAAGGGCAACAAGGGGGACTTCCTCAAAGCACTGCGCTCCGCTGACGGCAAGGACGATGAGACAGCGACGGCCAAGGATGCAGGTGGTGACACCATGGACCTGCATGACCGTACCAATGGTCACGCCGAG GTGGAGAATGGCCCGAGGGGTGATGAAGGCGGTGACTTGGAGCCTTCAGCGTGCGACGTGGAAAAGCTGTCGCTCGAGACACCCGAACATCCGCCACTGTCTAGTTCACTGGAAGCGGAGCAGAG GCTGCTGCGGGAGATGGGCTGGAAGGAGGAGGCCTCTGATGACGACGCCTACGCACCACTCACCGAGGACGAGCTCCGCGAGTTCCAGTACCTGACCAAGATG CGCCaggagaagcagcagcagcagcagcaacagcagccacAGCGCAATGGCATCCAGCGTACTGCAGCAGCTCTGCCCGACCGTGCTGCCCTCTGGAGTCCGCGCCGTGCATGCGGCCAGGCCTTCACCAACTTGGCGGTCCCGCTGGGCAATGGCTGGAGCTCTTCGTCATCTTCATCCGACACAGAATCCGACAGCAACTGA